The Flavobacterium psychrotrophum region AAGCTTTAATCATATCTGCTACAGGAATACCTTCAGTAATAGCAATAATTACTTTAATACCTGCTTCAGCAGCTTCCATAATAGCATCTGCAGCAAATGCAGGCGGAACGAAGATAATAGAAGTATCTGCACCTGCTATATCTACAGCGTCTTTTACAGTATTAAAAACGGGCTTGTCCAGGTGAGTAGAACCACCTTTACCTGGTGTAACACCACCTACCACGTTAGTACCATATTCGATCATCTGGGTAGCATGGAAGGTACCTTCGCTTCCTGTAAAACCCTGTACAATTATTTTGGAATCTTTATTAACTAAAACACTCATGATATATTGATATTTTTTTTAATTCAATTTTGCGTTACAAAAATAGCTTTTTAAGCAATACGCCCGAAGCTTTTTTTGATATTTGTATACCTAATTCTGCAAGAAAATATTACTTAATTTCTTTAACTTCCTTATAAGGATAAATGGTGTAAAACATCTGTAATTGCCAGTCAGGATATTTACTGCCTATTCTTTCTTTTAAACGTTCATAATAAAATAATTCTGTAAACGGCATCAGTCCCGTTTCTGCCTCTGCCCATCTGTTAAGCCTGATCTGACATCCGGATGTGCACTTTTGACACTCGTTATCTCCACTAAAATAGGATGATACAATCTTTGTTTTTCCACTTTTCTCCAAACAGATGTAGACATTTGGCGTCTTACCACTATACATTCCTGACGAAAAATAATGTATCCAGTAACCAAACAGATTACTGGCAGGTAATATTAGCCAAAAAACCAAAAGCAATATTGCTGCTATTTTAGGAAACTCTTTTAAAATTACCGGTTTATTTATAACGTGATAGTTAAGTATATATAAAACGACAATAAGACAAATGTTCCACCCCCATATTATGTAGTTACTATTGAGACCAAAGGGACCTAAGACTAATAATATACAAATGTGCATAAATATAAGTGCCAATGCAGGCCATCTTCTATTTTTATAAAGCAGCAACGCAATTCCGGCTCCAAGTTCAGCCAAAGGAAGTAATAAACCTGAGTAATGTAATACAAGTCCATGCTTACCAATACCTCCAAATTTGAGCAGAAATTGTTTATCCCATGTTGAATATAAAAATGCTCCCCCTATTTTATGAAGACCACTAAAAATATATGTAGATGATAATAGTATACGTAAAATAATAAAAAAATGTTGAGGCCTATCCTTAAAAATAAGATAAAAAAAGGCAATGAATATGTACAGATATTCATAAGGTTGCCAGCGTAATAAATCAAGCAGGCAGGAGCAAAATTCTACAATCAATGCCACTGCCAGCATCCTGTACCATCCTTTGATTATGAAAACTGTGAAACACAACAAAGCAACAATATATAATGAAAGATGTATAAAAGCGGGAATAATATCAAGAAACCTTATGATAGCTACAGTTGGTAAAGATCTTTCTGCAATCCAGGCGTTAAATGATATAAGTTTTGTAATGACCCAAAAAAAGCAGATAACCTTCATAAGAATTACCTGCTTTTTATAATCGCTAAAATTTGTAATTAGCATAATATTACTATTCTATAAAGCTCATTACATAGCCCCGAAGTAATTTATTGTTCTCAACCTTCCACATTGCTAGCGATCTCGAATATAGCTTTTCTTCGGTAGGTGTATCTAAAGGGTTGATATAATGGTCATATTTAACCGATACATTATTGCCCTCTGTAATAATTTCCCTCACATCAATCCGCGAACCCGCATTCATCTTTGCAAGCTGCTGCATCATGATAAGGATTTCCTTTTTGCTGAACTCCATATACCCACGCGTGCTAGTCCACTCTACACTAAACTGCGGATGCAGGTGTTCCTGTAGCTTATCAGCATCTGGAATATCTTTATAGTAAGCCAAAACAACATCGCCTGCGCTCATGATTATTTCAGTTTTTGTAATATTTCAGGAATACGTTTTACATAAGCCATATCTTTCAGCTTCTCGCGCGATTCCTCTGCCGGAGAACCAAAATATACCTTACCGCCCGGCAATGATTTTGCCACACCGGTTTGTGCCAGTATTACCGCCTTAGTACCTATGGTTATGGCACTGGTAACACCTACCTGTCCCCACATAGTAACTTCATCTTCTACTACTACGCAGCCTGCAATACCGGTTTGCGATGCTATCAGGCATTTTTTGCCAATGACAGTGTCATGCCCTATGTGTACCTGATTGTCTATCTTAGTACCTGCACCTATAGTGGTGTCTCCGGTAACGCCTTTGTCTATAGTACAGGCGGCACCTATGCCCACATTATCTTCAATAACTACACGTCCGCCAGATAGTAACTGGTCAAAACCTTCGGGGCGTTTTTTGTAATAAAAAGCATCACCACCTAAAATAGTGCCCGCATGAATTATTACGTTATCGCCTATAACGGTATTGTCATATATGGCTACATTACTGTGAATAAGGCAGTTTTTACCAATAGTAACATTATTACCCACAAAGGTATTGGGCTGTATGACTGTACCCTCGCCTACTTTTGCCGTTGGTGCAATAGAAACATTAGCCTGTAAAAATGGCCTGAAGTGCCTTGTAAGTGCATTGAAATCTCTGAAAGGATCGTCAGATATTAGCAGGGCTTTACCATCCGGGCAATCTACTTCTTTGTTTATCAACACTATTGTTGCTGCAGATTGCAGTGCCTTATCATAATATTTTGGGTGGTCTACAAACACGATATCGCCTGGTTCTACAACATGAATTTCATTCATGCCATGTACTTCAAAATCATCGGCACCTACATATTCGCAGTCAATTAATGCCGCAATATCTTTTAGCGCCTGTATTTGGGGAAATTTCATAGTAAGATCTGATTAAAGTTCGGCATGAAGCCTTAATGAAAAAATATTTACAAGACCATTTCTGTCTTTATTATAGCCCGGGTTCATTACAAACTCATAACCACCTGTAAGATAGAGATTATTATTGAGTTGGGCAGCATAATAAAATTCTGTTGCACTTTCTATGGCATAGTTAAGTTTACCATCGCCCAGCATAAATCCGTATCCGCCAGAAGCCAGATAATCTTTATGCGGGTCAGAAATTCCGGAAGCAACTACCGCTAATCCGGCCGTGTCCTGTTTACGGTTCCAGAGGGTTCCTTTTTCGCTTACGCCAAGGCTAATGCTTTCGTCAATTTCTGTAAATGCCCAGGTTTGCGTATACCCGTCATTCCAGCTTGCCCTGAAAAATGCGCCCATATCATCCGTAATTTCCTGTTCGGCATTAAGGCCAAAACCATACTTTTTATTACCATACTGCTGCACATCCTCTATAACCGGCGCTGATGGATTTAAGGCTATTGCCTCGCGATAATTTCCCATCTTGCCATTGGTTACAAAACCAAGTACTCTTATTGTACCGGGCTTGCCAAACATAGTATAGTGCCGTGCATATTCAAGGGTAACAGAGTTTGCTTTGCCCATGCTCCAGTTTACAGGAAGTCCATTAGCTACTTCGGGCAATAACGAAAAAGCAAGACGCCACTCATTAACCGGGGTTACATATTGTAGTATGGCACTGGGAATATAGCCACGAGTGTTGGCCGGGTAATCCCATGCGCCGTTGCTCATAAGCCCCCAGTTCATAAACTGTGTACGGGGATCATGGCTGTAGGTATTTTGGTCAAAAAAGTCGGAAAGGCAAACCTTACCGACTGTTATGCCAATATATTTTTCGGGTATTTGTCCGGCAAGCTGGTTTTGGTCGCTTTCCTGCGCAATTGTATTGCCATTAAGGGCAAACAATTGGGTAAAATACAACCTCGCCAGGTATATCTTTGGAGATGTACTGCCCACCCTAAAGGTTTCACCGTTAGGCGCATCACCAAGCCCTAAAACTTTACTGAGGCCGGAGCCACCTGCCATTTCGGGATTAATGTAAACACTCGCCCCTTTCCAGAGGCGTGCTCCTGCAAAAAGCGTAGACGTAACCGAATTAGACTGTTCTTCTTCAGTACTCAGGCTGTTCTGCCCGCTGTAAGGAGCAGAAAAGCCCGGTTTATACTGATATATTATCGTAGTTTGTCCGTGAAAAGAAAAATTTTCTTTTTTAATACTGTCATTGGTTTGCGCTTTCATGCTTAACCCAGTTAAAGAAAGCAGCAGGGCGGCGGCGGTAACCGGTTTCACCTTGTATAAGTATTATTTAACGCGCTCCATGTAAGCACCGGTAGCAGTATCGATCTTGATCTTATCGCCTTCGTTAATAAAAAGCGGTACGTTTACAGATGCTCCTGTTTCTACTTTTGCAGGCTTGGTAGCATTAGTTGCAGTGTTACCTTTAACACCCGGCTCTGCATAAGTAACTTCAAGTACTACAGATGCTGGCATATCTACAGATAATGGCGCATCAGTTTCAGCATTGATGATAACCATAACCGTTTCTCCTTCTTTTAAAAGATCTGGCGCATCAAGGATATCCCTGTGTAGCGATATTTGCTCGTATGTTTCAGAGTGCATAAAGTGAAACTGGTCACCCTCAGGATAAAGAAACTGGAACTTGTGTGTTTCTACCCTTACATCGTCAATTTTGTGGCCCGCAGAAAAAGTATTATCAAGTACTTTTCCGTTTGTAAGGCTCTTAAGTTTTGTACGAACGAAAGCTGGGCCTTTACCCGGCTTAACGTGAAGGAATTCGATAATTTTATAAATGTCGTGGTTGAACTTAATGCACAAACCGTTGCGGATATCTGACGTACTGGCCATTTTATTAGTTTATTTGTTTATTTCTATGTTTATACGGTAATCTGGTTATAAGGAATCTGTACATCCGGCTAAGTGCTGCCCCGAATCACAGAATCGGCACATGACCAAACTAACAATACTAGGAAATTCCTGTATATCCTTTCATGATACCCCTTGATGAGTTACGGATGAAAAGCAATATCTCATCCCTCTCCGGTGTAGCTTCCATTTCAGCTTCAATAAAGCTTACTGCCTGGGTAGTATTATAATTTCTTTGGTACAGTATCCTGTAAATTTCCTGTATCTCACGAATTTTTTCAGGTGTAAAACCGCGCCTTCTTAAGCCTACCGAGTTAATACCCACATAACTAAGCGGTTCTTTTGCCGCCTTGGTAAACGGAGGTACATCTTTACGTAGTAATGAGCCACCAGAAATCATGGCGTGCGCACCTACACTTATAAACTGGTGTACCGCAGAAAGTCCGCCAATGATGGCATAGTCTCCTATGGTAACATGGCCGCCAAGCAACACGCCATTTACAATAATGGCATTATCGCCTATATGGCAATCGTGCGCTACGTGTGCAGCTGCCATAATAAGGCAGTTTTTGCCAATTACGGTTTTGCCCGATGCCACAGTGCCCCGGTTGATGGTTACACACTCGCGTATTGTAGTATTATCTCCAATGATGGCAAGAGAATCTTCACCACCAAATTTAAGGTCCTGCGGAACGGCAGAGATAACCGCACCGGGAAATATATTACAGTTCTTGCCTATACGGGCACCTTCCATAATGGTAACGTTAGAACCTATCCAGGTTCCTTCGCCTATCTCCACATTGTTATGGATGGTTGTAAAAGGCTCAATCACTACATTTTTAGCGATTTTAGCGCCCGGATGCACATATGCTAAGGGTTGATTCATAGTCGTTTTTTTAACTGTTTTTGGCTATTTGCGCCATTAGTTCGGCCTCAGCCACAAGTTTTCCGTTAGCATAAGCATTTGCCTGCATATGGCATATACCACGGCGTATAGGTGTTATCAGTTCACATTTAAATACCAGGGTATCGCCCGGCAGCACTTTTTGTTTAAACTTTACATTATCCATCTTCATAAAATAAGTAAGATAATTTTCAGGATCAGGTACAGTACTAAGTACAAGTATACCTCCCGTTTGTGCCATTGCCTCTACAATAAGAACACCCGGCATTACCGGTGCCCCGGGAAAATGTCCCACAAAGAAGTTCTCATTCATGGTAACATTCTTAAGGCCTACCACATGCGTACTGCTCATTTCAAGTATCCTGTCTACTAATAAGAACGGAGGCCTGTGCGGCAGCATTGCCATAATTTTATGGATGTCCATAAGAGGCTCT contains the following coding sequences:
- a CDS encoding DoxX family protein, whose amino-acid sequence is MKVICFFWVITKLISFNAWIAERSLPTVAIIRFLDIIPAFIHLSLYIVALLCFTVFIIKGWYRMLAVALIVEFCSCLLDLLRWQPYEYLYIFIAFFYLIFKDRPQHFFIILRILLSSTYIFSGLHKIGGAFLYSTWDKQFLLKFGGIGKHGLVLHYSGLLLPLAELGAGIALLLYKNRRWPALALIFMHICILLVLGPFGLNSNYIIWGWNICLIVVLYILNYHVINKPVILKEFPKIAAILLLVFWLILPASNLFGYWIHYFSSGMYSGKTPNVYICLEKSGKTKIVSSYFSGDNECQKCTSGCQIRLNRWAEAETGLMPFTELFYYERLKERIGSKYPDWQLQMFYTIYPYKEVKEIK
- the efp gene encoding elongation factor P; this encodes MASTSDIRNGLCIKFNHDIYKIIEFLHVKPGKGPAFVRTKLKSLTNGKVLDNTFSAGHKIDDVRVETHKFQFLYPEGDQFHFMHSETYEQISLHRDILDAPDLLKEGETVMVIINAETDAPLSVDMPASVVLEVTYAEPGVKGNTATNATKPAKVETGASVNVPLFINEGDKIKIDTATGAYMERVK
- a CDS encoding carbohydrate porin; translated protein: MKAQTNDSIKKENFSFHGQTTIIYQYKPGFSAPYSGQNSLSTEEEQSNSVTSTLFAGARLWKGASVYINPEMAGGSGLSKVLGLGDAPNGETFRVGSTSPKIYLARLYFTQLFALNGNTIAQESDQNQLAGQIPEKYIGITVGKVCLSDFFDQNTYSHDPRTQFMNWGLMSNGAWDYPANTRGYIPSAILQYVTPVNEWRLAFSLLPEVANGLPVNWSMGKANSVTLEYARHYTMFGKPGTIRVLGFVTNGKMGNYREAIALNPSAPVIEDVQQYGNKKYGFGLNAEQEITDDMGAFFRASWNDGYTQTWAFTEIDESISLGVSEKGTLWNRKQDTAGLAVVASGISDPHKDYLASGGYGFMLGDGKLNYAIESATEFYYAAQLNNNLYLTGGYEFVMNPGYNKDRNGLVNIFSLRLHAEL
- a CDS encoding UDP-3-O-(3-hydroxymyristoyl)glucosamine N-acyltransferase, whose protein sequence is MKFPQIQALKDIAALIDCEYVGADDFEVHGMNEIHVVEPGDIVFVDHPKYYDKALQSAATIVLINKEVDCPDGKALLISDDPFRDFNALTRHFRPFLQANVSIAPTAKVGEGTVIQPNTFVGNNVTIGKNCLIHSNVAIYDNTVIGDNVIIHAGTILGGDAFYYKKRPEGFDQLLSGGRVVIEDNVGIGAACTIDKGVTGDTTIGAGTKIDNQVHIGHDTVIGKKCLIASQTGIAGCVVVEDEVTMWGQVGVTSAITIGTKAVILAQTGVAKSLPGGKVYFGSPAEESREKLKDMAYVKRIPEILQKLK
- the lpxA gene encoding acyl-ACP--UDP-N-acetylglucosamine O-acyltransferase; the encoded protein is MNQPLAYVHPGAKIAKNVVIEPFTTIHNNVEIGEGTWIGSNVTIMEGARIGKNCNIFPGAVISAVPQDLKFGGEDSLAIIGDNTTIRECVTINRGTVASGKTVIGKNCLIMAAAHVAHDCHIGDNAIIVNGVLLGGHVTIGDYAIIGGLSAVHQFISVGAHAMISGGSLLRKDVPPFTKAAKEPLSYVGINSVGLRRRGFTPEKIREIQEIYRILYQRNYNTTQAVSFIEAEMEATPERDEILLFIRNSSRGIMKGYTGIS